Proteins from a genomic interval of Pseudodesulfovibrio nedwellii:
- a CDS encoding cytochrome b/b6 domain-containing protein — MSQQSMKKIYLYSKFERFWHWFQAIMIILLLATGFEVHGTFELFGFMGAVDLHNTLGLLWLGMFFFFAFWMFVTHEYKQYIPTTKKLFEVAMYYGSGIFKGEEHPVHKSKSAKHNPMQRLTYLALTAMLLPFQMVTGFLYWGYNDWANWGLSFLSLEVIGLLHLIGGFSILIFLIVHVYMTTTGHSVTAHIAAMFSGWEEVPEGFEVEEWEKKA, encoded by the coding sequence ATGAGTCAACAATCAATGAAAAAAATATACCTGTATTCCAAGTTTGAGCGTTTCTGGCACTGGTTTCAGGCCATCATGATTATCCTGCTTCTGGCCACTGGTTTTGAAGTGCATGGCACGTTTGAGCTGTTTGGTTTTATGGGGGCGGTTGATCTGCACAACACCTTGGGGCTGCTGTGGCTCGGCATGTTTTTCTTCTTTGCCTTTTGGATGTTCGTAACCCACGAATACAAACAATACATTCCGACCACCAAGAAGCTTTTCGAGGTGGCCATGTATTATGGATCAGGCATCTTCAAGGGAGAAGAGCACCCTGTGCACAAGTCCAAGAGCGCAAAGCATAATCCCATGCAACGACTGACCTATCTGGCATTGACGGCCATGCTGTTGCCATTCCAGATGGTGACTGGTTTCCTGTACTGGGGATACAACGATTGGGCCAATTGGGGGTTGTCATTCCTCTCACTTGAAGTGATAGGTTTGTTGCATCTGATTGGCGGGTTTTCTATCCTTATCTTCCTCATTGTTCACGTTTACATGACGACCACCGGACATTCTGTCACCGCGCATATTGCAGCCATGTTCTCCGGTTGGGAAGAAGTTCCCGAGGGCTTTGAAGTAGAGGAATGGGAAAAGAAAGCATAA
- a CDS encoding methyl-accepting chemotaxis protein translates to MAFKDLSLRIKIGGSVCLIVSLILVVYTAIVVSKTQTISIDSAKEIADEMANRYGNQVKNNIEKALDAAITTSAIFGGMVKDRDIIDRTIIDEVQKQVALSDDTFYGIQSCFEPNALDNKDAEFHATGDPMWEHMGGAYGNYWWKEGGTLKVVNLTSYDYPNTRAWYKGPRDKDGPFLTEPYYTEVAKTNMSTISVPIRENGKFIGIVGIDFVLSAFQKMVDGIKPMESGYAFIASNKGYCVAHPNSNIVGKNITEAFPPELKTTILSSLENGKKFEGFIVSPLDNMEYLFELQPILVNGTGSPWSIGIAIPKDKIYEDADAFLQLSVILTIAAILLVVVVVVLLARAITSSLIKAVEFAKEIAAGNLMAQLDINQKDEIGVMASTLAEMGANLRSVVGEVRGVTNNVASGSEELSSTSIALSQGATEQAASIEEVSSSMEEMASNISQNAENAAQTQTLADGAAKQAEEGGEAVSEAVTAMREIADKISIIEEIARQTNLLALNAAIEAARAGEHGKGFAVVAAEVRKLAERSGVAAGEISLLATESVDVADRAGELLGKLVPDIQRTAELVEEITTASNEQNAGASQINTAIQQLDSVVQQNAAASEEMSSTSSQLSAQATQLQSTVSFFKLDEGGYQQPRQVVATRKPAQALSTTQSAPQAPTQSTQGGVALEMNEDEDFERF, encoded by the coding sequence ATGGCGTTCAAAGATCTTTCACTAAGGATAAAAATCGGGGGAAGTGTTTGTCTTATCGTTTCCCTCATCCTCGTGGTGTACACAGCGATTGTCGTCTCAAAGACGCAAACCATTTCTATCGATTCCGCCAAGGAAATCGCGGATGAGATGGCCAACCGGTATGGCAATCAAGTCAAAAACAACATTGAAAAAGCACTTGATGCCGCTATCACGACATCTGCCATATTCGGAGGCATGGTCAAGGACCGGGATATCATCGATCGCACCATCATCGACGAAGTCCAAAAACAAGTCGCTCTTTCCGATGATACTTTTTATGGCATTCAGTCCTGCTTCGAGCCAAATGCCTTGGATAACAAAGATGCCGAATTCCATGCGACAGGCGACCCCATGTGGGAACACATGGGTGGTGCTTACGGTAACTACTGGTGGAAGGAAGGCGGCACACTAAAAGTCGTTAACCTCACCTCATACGATTATCCGAATACACGCGCATGGTACAAAGGCCCTCGAGACAAAGACGGACCGTTCCTGACGGAACCGTATTACACTGAGGTTGCCAAGACGAACATGTCCACCATCAGTGTTCCCATCCGGGAAAACGGCAAGTTCATCGGTATTGTCGGCATCGACTTTGTTCTAAGTGCTTTCCAAAAAATGGTGGATGGAATTAAACCGATGGAAAGCGGTTACGCCTTCATCGCTTCAAATAAAGGCTACTGTGTAGCCCACCCGAACAGCAATATCGTGGGGAAAAATATCACCGAAGCTTTCCCGCCCGAATTAAAGACCACGATTCTCTCTTCGCTAGAAAACGGCAAGAAGTTTGAGGGCTTTATTGTATCGCCACTAGACAACATGGAATACCTTTTCGAATTACAGCCAATTCTGGTAAACGGAACAGGTTCCCCATGGTCCATTGGTATCGCCATTCCCAAAGACAAAATATATGAAGATGCCGATGCATTCCTGCAGTTAAGCGTTATCTTGACCATAGCCGCAATCCTTCTGGTTGTGGTTGTCGTTGTTCTACTCGCAAGGGCCATCACCAGTTCCCTGATCAAGGCCGTCGAATTTGCCAAGGAAATTGCCGCAGGCAATCTCATGGCGCAACTCGATATCAACCAGAAAGACGAAATTGGTGTCATGGCCTCAACGCTCGCGGAAATGGGTGCAAACCTCAGAAGCGTGGTTGGTGAAGTACGCGGTGTGACCAATAACGTCGCCTCTGGTTCAGAAGAGCTCTCTTCTACTTCCATCGCGCTGTCGCAAGGCGCAACGGAACAGGCTGCCTCCATTGAGGAAGTTTCCTCCAGCATGGAAGAAATGGCCTCCAATATCAGCCAGAATGCTGAAAACGCCGCCCAGACACAAACCCTTGCGGACGGCGCTGCCAAGCAGGCAGAAGAAGGCGGCGAAGCCGTATCCGAAGCCGTCACAGCCATGCGGGAAATCGCTGACAAGATCAGTATCATTGAAGAAATAGCCCGACAGACCAATCTACTCGCCTTGAACGCGGCCATTGAAGCAGCCCGCGCAGGCGAACACGGCAAAGGCTTTGCGGTGGTCGCAGCCGAAGTCAGAAAGCTGGCGGAACGCTCAGGTGTCGCAGCGGGTGAAATCAGCCTGCTGGCAACCGAAAGCGTAGACGTGGCTGACCGTGCAGGCGAACTGCTTGGCAAGTTGGTCCCGGACATCCAACGCACAGCTGAACTGGTCGAAGAAATCACCACTGCCAGTAATGAGCAAAATGCAGGTGCCTCCCAGATCAATACAGCGATTCAGCAACTCGACAGCGTTGTGCAGCAAAACGCCGCAGCCTCGGAAGAGATGTCTTCGACATCATCCCAGCTGTCCGCTCAGGCCACACAGCTCCAGTCCACCGTCTCCTTCTTCAAACTTGATGAAGGCGGTTACCAGCAACCCCGGCAAGTCGTAGCAACCAGGAAGCCTGCACAAGCGCTGAGCACAACACAGTCTGCTCCTCAGGCCCCAACCCAGAGCACACAAGGTGGTGTCGCATTGGAAATGAATGAGGACGAAGACTTCGAACGGTTCTAA
- a CDS encoding sigma-70 family RNA polymerase sigma factor has protein sequence MERVRTMGCFEEPTNVRGMNELITGLMPGILAHANRMLGSDDQAQDVVQESLLIAYSRLDQLREVDRFPAWLRAIVVSQCHRQLRVRGREISLDGLARFQPLAPKSFDPSLSYESKCFRSAASHAISQLSAPLRDVCQLYFESGYSVGEVADALSLKRGTVRKRLHSACPLLSNMLEKHVSEPAIKVGYLPISDHLLGMVAHRLGMGRNSRIHMKRFLSWTALANALRQGTINAAFIMAPLAMQLCNSGTPLKYIMDGHHDGSSLTTSVEKMQGKLVGVPGKYSTHRVLLGKLAQDQPGNWGNVSTADTNPSYVISSLKRQLIDAFFCAEPWSTKCVSEGGADVQIRSKEIAPGHICCVVAVREDFFNAYPELVSDYVRILYQARDKLHTDIDYCAATQAVYTGVSRDLAAKVLEEKIVTFDDLSPDRGRIHEFMQLAIASGVLSSSCDLDEFVCDEFC, from the coding sequence ATGGAGCGCGTCCGAACCATGGGATGCTTTGAAGAACCAACGAATGTTCGCGGGATGAACGAGCTTATTACCGGGTTGATGCCCGGCATCCTTGCTCATGCCAACCGTATGCTTGGCTCCGATGATCAAGCACAAGATGTTGTTCAAGAGTCCTTACTCATAGCCTATTCACGGCTGGATCAACTGCGGGAAGTGGATCGTTTTCCGGCATGGCTCAGGGCGATAGTCGTGTCTCAGTGTCATCGTCAGTTGCGGGTTCGAGGGCGAGAAATTTCTTTGGATGGTCTGGCTCGATTTCAACCTCTTGCCCCGAAGTCTTTTGACCCTTCATTGAGTTACGAATCCAAGTGTTTTCGTTCTGCGGCAAGTCATGCCATTTCTCAATTGTCCGCGCCCTTGCGGGATGTCTGCCAACTGTATTTCGAATCCGGCTATTCAGTGGGAGAAGTCGCTGACGCCCTTTCCTTGAAAAGAGGAACCGTACGCAAGCGGTTGCACAGTGCTTGCCCATTACTTTCTAATATGTTGGAAAAGCATGTCAGTGAACCCGCCATCAAGGTCGGTTATCTTCCCATATCGGATCATTTGCTGGGCATGGTAGCCCATCGCCTAGGCATGGGACGCAATTCCCGGATTCATATGAAGCGCTTTCTGTCTTGGACCGCGCTTGCCAATGCTTTGCGTCAGGGAACAATCAACGCGGCATTTATCATGGCACCTCTGGCCATGCAGTTGTGCAATTCCGGGACACCGCTTAAATACATTATGGATGGGCATCACGATGGGAGTTCACTGACAACTTCCGTTGAAAAGATGCAGGGAAAACTTGTGGGCGTCCCTGGCAAATATTCCACGCATCGTGTCCTGCTCGGCAAGTTGGCTCAGGATCAACCGGGGAATTGGGGCAATGTCAGTACTGCCGATACCAACCCTTCCTACGTCATCAGTTCCTTGAAGCGACAGTTGATAGACGCCTTTTTTTGTGCCGAACCGTGGAGTACGAAGTGCGTTAGTGAAGGCGGAGCTGATGTGCAGATTCGTTCCAAGGAGATTGCGCCGGGACATATTTGTTGTGTGGTTGCCGTTCGTGAGGACTTCTTTAATGCTTATCCTGAACTGGTGAGTGATTATGTCCGCATTTTATATCAGGCCAGAGACAAACTTCATACGGATATTGATTACTGTGCCGCGACCCAGGCCGTATATACTGGCGTATCTCGGGATCTTGCAGCCAAAGTTCTTGAAGAAAAAATTGTCACATTTGATGATTTGAGTCCTGATCGGGGGCGTATTCATGAGTTTATGCAATTGGCCATTGCCAGTGGTGTACTGTCTTCCTCATGTGATCTCGATGAATTCGTCTGTGATGAATTCTGTTGA
- a CDS encoding formate/nitrite transporter family protein: MPLSSEKHLMEVADVCDKKWGMLRERPLAFSISAFAGGAFVCFGAMLALAVSAGVPSNLAPGLANLLMGLVFMFSLVIIMFSGMTLVTADMAYGLVGVFQDRITWRQFVCGVFVGYIGNFVGSMTFMWIMSKGGGYHALPWLMRAHEIGLAKTGETAMEIFVMGIICTWTLQSAAILFMKTNDDMSKIVLTAYGPLAFVAGMNEHCIANIGFLAVPLFQQDMWVEAVSGMNNVVPVLMHWGFGKFGWAHNQLFTVMGNAIGGTLFVAVVFQLVADPLKLKDLYRKRHELMAADGELKEVE, translated from the coding sequence ATGCCTTTGAGTTCTGAAAAACATCTGATGGAAGTCGCAGACGTGTGCGACAAGAAGTGGGGAATGCTTCGGGAAAGGCCGTTGGCCTTTTCCATATCCGCATTTGCGGGAGGGGCATTTGTTTGCTTTGGCGCTATGCTGGCATTGGCTGTTTCTGCCGGAGTGCCGAGCAATCTGGCACCGGGCTTGGCCAATCTGCTCATGGGACTCGTGTTCATGTTTTCGTTGGTCATCATCATGTTTAGCGGCATGACGCTTGTCACTGCAGATATGGCCTATGGGTTGGTTGGAGTGTTCCAGGATCGCATCACTTGGCGACAGTTCGTCTGTGGTGTTTTTGTGGGGTATATTGGTAATTTCGTCGGCTCCATGACGTTCATGTGGATTATGAGTAAAGGCGGCGGTTATCACGCTTTGCCTTGGCTTATGCGAGCCCATGAAATTGGCTTGGCAAAGACCGGCGAGACCGCCATGGAAATCTTTGTCATGGGTATAATTTGTACTTGGACCCTGCAATCCGCAGCTATCCTTTTCATGAAAACTAATGACGACATGAGCAAGATCGTCCTGACTGCATATGGCCCTCTGGCATTTGTGGCAGGAATGAATGAACACTGTATAGCGAACATCGGTTTTTTGGCCGTGCCGCTTTTCCAACAAGACATGTGGGTTGAGGCCGTTTCCGGTATGAACAACGTCGTTCCAGTGCTGATGCACTGGGGGTTCGGCAAGTTTGGTTGGGCGCATAATCAACTCTTTACGGTCATGGGTAATGCCATTGGTGGAACGCTTTTCGTGGCGGTCGTGTTCCAGTTGGTGGCAGATCCTCTCAAACTCAAGGATTTGTACCGCAAACGTCATGAACTCATGGCTGCCGACGGGGAACTTAAGGAGGTGGAATGA